In Streptomyces sp. SID8374, one genomic interval encodes:
- a CDS encoding glutamate decarboxylase, producing the protein MPLHRGAHPQRDEHSEERRRLALNPFYGEADPTAAMNTAPPRHRLPDGPMPPLTAYRLVHDELMLDGNSRLNLATFVTTWMEPQAGVLMGECQDKNMIDKDEYPRTAELERRCVAMLADLWNAPDPSTAVGCSTTGSSEACMLAGLALKRRWARRNADRYPATARPNLVMGVNVQVCWEKFCNFWEVEARQVPMDGERFHLDPQAAAELCDENTIGVVGILGSTFDGSYEPIADLCAALDALQERTGLDVPVHVDGASGAMVAPFLDPNLVWDFRLPRVSSINTSGHKYGLVYPGVGWALWRTSDELPEELVFRVNYLGGDMPTFALNFSRPGAQVVAQYYTFLRLGHDGYRAVQQASRDVACGLAREVEELGDFRLLTRGDELPVFAFTTNPDVHAYDVFDVSRRLREHGWLVPAYTFPANRQDLSVLRVVCRNGFSSDLAALLIEDLKLLLPELRAQKHPLSHDRAVPTAFHH; encoded by the coding sequence ATGCCGCTCCACCGAGGCGCCCATCCGCAGCGGGACGAACACTCCGAGGAGCGGCGCAGGCTCGCCCTCAACCCCTTCTACGGCGAGGCCGATCCGACGGCCGCGATGAACACCGCGCCGCCCCGGCACCGGCTCCCCGACGGGCCGATGCCGCCGCTGACCGCGTACCGGCTGGTCCATGACGAGCTGATGCTGGACGGCAACTCCCGGCTCAACCTGGCCACCTTCGTCACCACCTGGATGGAGCCGCAGGCCGGGGTGCTGATGGGTGAGTGCCAGGACAAGAACATGATCGACAAGGACGAGTACCCGCGCACCGCCGAGCTGGAGCGGCGCTGTGTGGCGATGCTCGCCGACCTGTGGAACGCGCCCGATCCCTCGACCGCCGTGGGGTGTTCGACCACCGGGTCGAGTGAGGCGTGCATGCTGGCCGGGCTCGCCCTGAAGCGCCGCTGGGCGAGGCGGAACGCGGACCGCTATCCGGCGACCGCCCGGCCCAATCTGGTGATGGGCGTCAATGTGCAGGTCTGCTGGGAGAAGTTCTGCAACTTCTGGGAGGTGGAGGCCCGGCAGGTCCCGATGGACGGCGAGCGCTTCCATCTCGACCCGCAGGCCGCCGCCGAGCTCTGCGACGAGAACACGATCGGGGTCGTCGGCATCCTCGGCTCCACCTTTGACGGGTCCTACGAGCCCATCGCCGACCTCTGCGCGGCCCTGGACGCCCTCCAGGAGCGCACCGGCCTCGATGTCCCCGTCCATGTCGACGGCGCCTCCGGCGCGATGGTGGCGCCCTTCCTCGACCCGAACCTGGTGTGGGACTTCCGGCTGCCGAGGGTCTCCTCGATCAACACCTCGGGCCACAAGTACGGGCTGGTCTACCCGGGCGTCGGCTGGGCCCTGTGGCGTACGTCGGACGAGCTGCCGGAGGAGCTGGTGTTCCGGGTCAACTACCTGGGCGGCGACATGCCGACGTTCGCGCTGAACTTCTCGCGGCCCGGGGCGCAGGTGGTGGCGCAGTACTACACGTTCCTGCGCCTCGGGCACGACGGCTACCGGGCGGTCCAGCAGGCCTCCCGGGACGTGGCCTGCGGGCTGGCCCGGGAGGTGGAAGAGCTCGGGGACTTCCGGCTGCTGACACGGGGCGACGAGCTGCCGGTGTTCGCCTTCACGACGAACCCCGACGTCCACGCGTACGACGTGTTCGACGTCTCCCGCCGGCTGCGGGAGCACGGGTGGCTGGTCCCGGCCTACACGTTCCCCGCCAACCGGCAGGACCTGTCGGTGCTGCGGGTGGTGTGCCGCAACGGGTTCTCCTCGGACCTGGCCGCCCTGCTGATCGAGGACCTGAAGCTGCTGCTCCCCGAACTGCGGGCGCAGAAGCACCCGTTGAGCCACGACCGGGCGGTCCCGACCGCCTTCCACCACTAG
- the wrbA gene encoding NAD(P)H:quinone oxidoreductase, whose product MSTPVNVAVIYYSSTGTIATIAKAIAEDAERAGAQVRLRKAAELAPQAAIDSNPAWAANLEATASIPEVSPDDMVWADAVIFGSPTRYGNITAQLKQFIDTLGGLWQSGQLADKVYSGFTASATAHGGQESTLLALYNTIHHFGGILVTPGYTDPSKFVDGNPYGTSHVSGQGDLPVGDVTLTAARVQAERVVKFTRALKAGLAAES is encoded by the coding sequence ATGTCCACGCCCGTCAACGTCGCCGTCATCTACTACTCGTCCACCGGCACGATCGCCACCATCGCCAAGGCCATCGCCGAGGACGCGGAGCGGGCCGGGGCCCAGGTGCGGCTGCGCAAGGCCGCCGAGCTGGCCCCGCAGGCGGCCATCGACTCCAACCCGGCCTGGGCCGCCAACCTGGAGGCGACCGCCTCCATCCCGGAGGTCTCGCCGGACGACATGGTCTGGGCGGACGCGGTGATCTTCGGTTCGCCGACCCGGTACGGGAACATCACCGCGCAGCTCAAGCAGTTCATCGACACCCTCGGCGGGCTCTGGCAGTCCGGGCAGCTGGCGGACAAGGTCTACAGCGGCTTCACCGCCAGCGCCACCGCCCACGGCGGCCAGGAGTCCACGCTGCTCGCGCTCTACAACACGATCCACCACTTCGGCGGCATCCTCGTCACCCCCGGGTACACCGACCCGTCGAAGTTCGTCGACGGCAACCCGTACGGCACCTCGCACGTGTCCGGGCAGGGCGACCTCCCCGTCGGTGACGTGACCCTGACCGCCGCCCGCGTGCAGGCCGAGCGCGTCGTGAAGTTCACCCGGGCGCTGAAGGCCGGGCTCGCCGCCGAGAGCTGA